The Solanum lycopersicum chromosome 6, SLM_r2.1 genome has a window encoding:
- the LOC101260939 gene encoding exosome complex component RRP41-like, which produces MAGKSGSTPTTYSPSPATRKKKRIPIADADWVRPDNRGFYQCRPAYLKTGAVSTAAGSAYAEFGNTKVIVSVFGPRESKKAMMYSDTGRLNCNVSYTSFATPNRGQGSDNKELSSMLHKALEGVIILESFPKTCVDVFALVLESGGSDLPVVISCASLALADAGILLYDLVASVSVSCIGKNFVIDPISEEESYQDGSLMITCMPSRNEVTQLIVSGGWSTPKINEAMELCLGACSKLGEVMRSCLKDVVTDSKE; this is translated from the coding sequence ATGGCTGGAAAATCAGGGTCGACGCCGACGACATATTCACCGTCTCCAGCAACACGCAAGAAGAAGAGAATCCCCATTGCTGATGCTGATTGGGTTCGTCCTGATAATCGTGGCTTCTATCAGTGCCGTCCTGCTTATCTGAAGACTGGTGCTGTGAGTACAGCTGCAGGATCAGCATATGCAGAGTTTGGGAACACCAAGGTAATCGTATCTGTGTTCGGACCAAGGGAAAGTAAAAAGGCAATGATGTACAGTGATACAGGACGCTTAAATTGTAATGTTAGTTACACAAGTTTTGCCACCCCTAATCGTGGGCAGGGATCAGACAACAAGGAACTTTCCTCAATGTTACACAAAGCTTTAGAGGGTGTTATAATTCTGGAATCCTTCCCAAAGACTTGTGTGGATGTTTTTGCTTTGGTATTGGAATCTGGTGGAAGTGATCTCCCCGTGGTCATATCATGTGCTAGTCTAGCTTTAGCAGATGCAGGGATTTTGCTGTACGACTTGGTTGCCTCAGTTTCTGTATCTTGTATTGGAAAGAACTTTGTCATTGATCCCATTTCCGAGGAAGAAAGCTACCAAGATGGAAGCTTAATGATAACTTGTATGCCTTCGCGTAATGAGGTCACTCAACTGATTGTATCTGGAGGATGGTCAACACCAAAGATTAACGAGGCAATGGAGCTATGTCTTGGTGCTTGCTCCAAACTTGGAGAGGTTATGAGATCATGTTTAAAAGATGTTGTCACTGATTCAAAAGAATAG
- the LOC101262015 gene encoding uncharacterized protein — MEHGSFEDQSKATFSLTDEDHTLANAVRFTLNQDPRVTFCGYSIPHPSDARVNIRVQTTGDPAREVFNDSCQDLMLICEHVRGTFDQAVLKFKTGKGLSAMDIKK; from the exons ATGGAGCACGGTTCATTTGAAGATCAGTCAAAAGCAACATTCTCGCTGACAGATGAGGATCATACACTGGCAAATGCTGTTAGATTCACTCTAAATCAAGA TCCCAGAGTAACATTTTGTGGTTACAGCATTCCACATCCCTCTGATGCTCGAGTGAATATAAGAGTTCAGACTACTG GGGATCCAGCAAGGGAGGTATTCAATGATTCATGTCAGGATCTTATGCTTATCTGCGAACATGTTAGAGGCACATTTGATCAGGCTGTTTTAAAGTTTAAAACCGGAAAAGGTCTGAGTGCTATGGATATCAAGAAATGA
- the LOC104647758 gene encoding probable LRR receptor-like serine/threonine-protein kinase At3g47570, whose translation MERICNLLFALAVFIMLHHHTSSLANISTDEAALLALKSHISSDPNNILARNWSSSSPVCSWIGITCSSRHHRVTALDISSMQLHGTIPPHLGNLSFLVSLNIHNNTFHGDFPKELTHLKRLKSISVTRNNFTGAILSSLSLLPNLRFVYLSMNQFSGEIPSSVSNITKLEVLSMQSNFLEGEIPREFGDLRYLTFLDLQYNQLSGSIPTSIFNITTMKILGLTYNNLTGQLPTTICNHLPNLEGLYLSKNYIGGVIPPNLENCRKLQNLSLSYNEFIGIVPRELANLTALTQLYIRALHLEGSVIFYKKNENVHPFLSSAKLATHTFPMRNYECWNYQRISLVAQSLQLFLTCQRCSYLGCGMPSLEQLLFGVNNLSGFISDSISNSSRLRMLDLSGNSFTGPIPGSLGNLEHLEVLSFSGDNFVSDSTLSFLTSLTNCRNLRVLWFDGNPLDGVLPASVELKGVIPREIGNLTGVTRIDLYNNELTGHIPNTVQGMLSLQELYLQRNKIEGRIPEVICGLNNLGALDLSRNQFSGSVPPCLGSVTSLRTLYLAYNRLNSRLPASLGGLHDLIELKISSNLLSGEIPFEIGNLKAATLIDLSKNDFSGKIPSTLGGLDNLINLSLAHNRLEGSIPDSFGKMLALEFLDLCDNNLSGEIPKSLEALVYLKYMNFSFNKLSGEIPIGGPFANITSQSFLFNDALCGDSRFNVKPCLTKSSKKSRRKGVLIGLYILLGIGSLFTLAIGFVVLRLRKTKKCASQEDVSLVKGHERISYDELEQATEGFNETNLLGNGSFSMVYKGILKDGIIFAAKVFNVQLEGAFKSFDTECEILRNLRHRNLTKVITSCSNLDFKALVLEYMPNGTLDKWLYSHNLFLNLMQRLDIMIDVASAMDYLHNGCSTPVVHRDLKPSNVLLDEEMVAHVSDFGIAKMLGAGEAFVKTRTIATIGYIAPEYGQEGIVSSRCDVYSFGILIMETFTRTRPSDDTFTGDWSIQRWVSDSFPDEIHKVVDSNLVQPGDEQIAAKMQCLLSIMELALSCTLVTPDARIGMKDVLSKLKKFRLQLVNSRH comes from the exons ATGGAAAGAATTTGCAATCTTCTGTTTGCTCTTGCAGTTTTCATTATGCTTCATCATCATACTTCTTCACTTGCTAATATTTCCACCGATGAAGCCGCTCTTCTTGCACTGAAATCGCACATTTCTTCTGATCCTAACAACATCCTAGCAAGAAACTGGTCTTCTTCCAGCCCAGTTTGCAGCTGGATTGGAATCACTTGCAGCTCCCGCCACCACCGAGTCACTGCTTTAGACATTTCTAGCATGCAACTTCATGGTACCATACCTCCACACCTCGGAAACCTCTCATTTCTTGTTTCCCTCAACATTCATAACAACACATTCCATGGAGATTTTCCAAAAGAGTTGACCCATTTAAAAAGGTTAAAATCGATTAGTGTCACAAGAAATAACTTCACTGGAGCCATTCTATCATCTTTAAGTTTGTTACCAAACCTACGCTTTGTGTATCTTTCAATGAATCAATTTTCGGGAGAAATTCCTTCTTCCGTTTCTAATATAACAAAGCTGGAAGTGTTGAGTATGCAAAGTAACTTTCTAGAAGGAGAGATTCCTCGAGAATTTGGTGATCTTCGCTATCTGACCTTTTTAGATCTGCAATATAATCAACTTAGTGGCTCTATACCAACATCAATCTTCAACATTACAACGATGAAAATCCTTGGTCTTACCTATAACAATCTCACTGGTCAGCTTCCAACAACTATATGCAACCATCTTCCAAATTTGGAAGGGCTTTACCTCTCAAAAAACTACATAGGTGGTGTTATACCACCGAACTTAGAAAATTGCAGAAAGCTTCAAAACTTGTCATTGTCTTACAATGAGTTTATTGGAATCGTTCCAAGAGAGTTAGCTAACCTAACAGCTCTTACGCAATTGTATATTAGAGCTCTGCATTTAGAAGGTAGtgttatattttataagaaaaatgaaaatgttcATCCTTTTCTCTCTTCCGCAAAACTGGCAACTCACACATTTCCCATGAGAAACTACGAGTGTTGGAATTATCAGAGAATCAGTTTAGTGGCTCAGTCCCTCCAACTATTTTTAACATGTCAGCGCTGCAGCT ATTTAGGCTGTGGAATGCCGAGCCTAGAACAACTCCTTTTTGGAGTAAATAATCTTAGTGGTTTTATCTCTGATTCAATCTCAAATTCTTCAAGACTCAGAATGCTTGATCTCTCAGGCAATAGTTTCACAGGTCCAATTCCGGGATCACTTGGTAACTTAGAGCACCTTGAGGTTCTGAGCTTTTCGGGAGATAATTTTGTCAGTGATTCAACATTGAGCTTCCTCACGTCGTTGACAAACTGTAGGAATCTAAGAGTACTCTGGTTTGATGGAAATCCATTGGATGGTGTTTTGCCTGCATCAGTTG AATTGAAGGGTGTCATACCTCGAGAAATTGGTAATCTTACTGGAGTGACAAGGATTGATCTGTATAACAATGAGTTGACCGGACATATTCCAAATACTGTCCAAGGAATGTTGAGCCTTCAAGAACTTTACCTACAAAGAAACAAGATAGAAGGACGCATACCAGAGGTTATCTGCGGTTTAAACAATCTTGGTGCATTAGACTTGTCAAGAAATCAGTTTTCTGGCTCAGTGCCACCATGCTTAGGGAGTGTTACTAGTTTGAGGACACTTTATCTAGCTTATAATAGGCTTAATTCAAGATTACCTGCAAGCTTGGGGGGGCTTCATGATCTCATAGAATTAAAgatttcatcaaatttattGAGTGGGGAAATTCCCTTCGAGATTGGAAACTTGAAGGCTGCAACACTCATTGATCtgtcaaaaaatgatttttctggTAAAATTCCTAGCACGCTAGGGGGTCTAGATAACTTGATTAATCTTTCTTTGGCACATAATAGATTAGAGGGGTCTATTCCAGATTCATTTGGCAAAATGTTAGCATTAGAATTCTTGGATTTGTGTGATAACAATCTTAGTGGTGAAATTCCAAAGTCATTAGAAGCTCTTGTGTATCTCAAATACATGAATTTCTCATTCAATAAACTCAGTGGAGAAATTCCCATTGGAGGTCCTTTTGCAAACATCACTAGCCAGTCCTTCCTATTCAATGATGCACTTTGTGGTGACTCCCGATTTAACGTAAAACCATGCCTAACCAAATCTTCAAAGAAGTCAAGAAGAAAAGGAGTGCTTATAGGTTTATATATTCTATTAGGGATTGGATCACTCTTCACATTGGCTATTGGATTTGTGGTGTTAAGACTGAGAAAGACAAAGAAGTGTGCAAGCCAAGAAGATGTGTCTCTCGTAAAAGGGCATGAAAGAATTTcctatgatgaacttgaacaggCAACTGAAGGATTCAACGAAACCAACTTGCTTGGTAATGGGAGTTTCAGCATGGTTTACAAAGGGATTCTTAAGGATGGTATCATTTTTGCAGCAAAGGTATTCAATGTGCAATTGGAGGGTGCATTCAAAAGTTTTGACACGGAATGTGAGATACTCCGCAACCTTCGCCACAGAAATCTGACCAAAGTCATCACCAGTTGCTCCAATCTTGATTTCAAGGCCCTAGTGTTGGAATACATGCCCAACGGGACACTTGATAAATGGTTATACTCTCACAACTTGTTCTTGAACTTAATGCAGAGACTGGATATAATGATAGATGTTGCATCTGCAATGGACTATCTCCACAATGGCTGTTCAACACCTGTGGTGCATCGTGACTTGAAGCCAAGCAACGTGTTGCTAGATGAAGAAATGGTTGCTCATGTAAGTGATTTTGGCATTGCAAAAATGTTAGGTGCAGGGGAGGCTTTTGTTAAAACAAGGACAATTGCAACCATTGGATATATTGCTCCAG AGTATGGACAAGAAGGAATAGTATCCTCGAGATGTGATGTTTATAGCTTTGGCATCTTGATAATGGAGACGTTCACACGAACAAGACCAAGTGATGACACCTTTACCGGTGATTGGAGCATACAGCGTTGGGTTAGTGATTCCTTTCCGGATGAAATTCATAAGGTGGTGGATTCTAATTTGGTACAGCCAGGAGATGAACAAATCGCTGCAAAGATGCAATGTTTGTTATCTATCATGGAATTAGCCTTGAGCTGTACTTTAGTGACACCTGATGCAAGAATTGGTATGAAAGATGTTCTTTCAAAACTGAAAAAATTTAGGCTACAGCTTGTTAATAGTCGGCACTAG
- the LOC101262621 gene encoding tubulin beta-8 chain yields the protein MREILHIQGGQCGNQIGAKFWEVVCAEHGIDATGAYHGESDIQLERVNVYYNEASCGRFVPRAVLMDLEPGTMDSVRSGTYGQIFRPDNFVFGQSGAGNNWAKGHYTEGAELIDSVLDVVRKEAENCDCLQGFQVCHSLGGGTGSGMGTLLISKIREEYPDRMMLTFSVFPSPKVSDTVVEPYNATLSVHQLVENADECMVLDNEALYDICFRTLKLTTPSFGDLNHLISATMSGVTCCLRFPGQLNSDLRKLAVNLIPFPRLHFFMVGFVPLTSRGSQQYRALSVPELTQQMWDAKNMMCAADPRHGRYLTASAMFRGKMSTKEVDEQMLNVQNKNSSYFVEWIPNNVKSTVCDIPPTGLKMASTFIGNSTSIQEMFRRVSEQFTAMFRRKAFLHWYTGEGMDEMEFTEAESNMNDLVSEYQQYQDAVADEDEGYEDEDEAYHD from the exons atgcgtGAAATTCTCCATATACAAGGTGGCCAATGCGGCAACCAAATCGGGGCTAAGTTTTGGGAGGTGGTATGCGCCGAGCATGGGATTGATGCAACCGGCGCGTACCATGGGGAGTCAGATATTcaactcgagagagtgaatgtATATTATAATGAGGCGAGTTGTGGGCGCTTCGTACCTCGTGCTGTTCTTATGGATTTAGAGCCTGGTACTATGGACAGTGTTAGATCTGGAACTTATGGTCAGATTTTTAGGCCTGATAACTTTGTATTCGGTCAATCTGGTGCCGGTAATAATTGGGCTAAAGGTCATTATACTGAAGGTGCTGAGTTGATTGATTCCGTTCTcgatgttgttaggaaagaagCTGAGAATTGTGATTGTCTACAAG GGTTTCAGGTGTGTCATTCCCTGGGAGGAGGGACTGGGTCTGGAATGGGGACACTTCTCATTTCAAAGATTCGAGAGGAATACCCAGATAGGATGATGCTGACATTCTCTGTCTTCCCATCGCCAAAGGTTTCAGACAcagttgtagagccttacaatGCTACATTGTCTGTTCATCAGCTTGTAGAGAATGCAGATGAGTGCATGGTTCTTGACAATGAGGCTTTATATGACATTTGTTTCCGAACCCTCAAGCTTACAACTCCTAGCT TTGGTGATTTGAATCACTTAATATCTGCAACCATGTCCGGAGTTACTTGTTGTCTCAGATTCCCTGGACAGCTTAACTCTGATCTGAGGAAACTTGCTGTGAATCTCATTCCTTTCCCCCGTCTCCACTTCTTCATGGTTGGGTTTGTTCCACTTACCTCACGTGGTTCACAACAGTACCGCGCTTTATCTGTTCCTGAGCTTACTCAACAAATGTGGGATGCAAAGAACATGATGTGTGCTGCTGACCCTAGGCATGGCCGCTATTTGACAGCATCAGCAATGTTTAGGGGGAAAATGAGCACCAAGGAAGTTGATGAGCAGATGCTTAATGTGCAGAACAAAAATTCTTCATACTTCGTTGAGTGGATCCCCAACAACGTTAAGTCAACAGTCTGTGATATTCCACCAACTGGTCTAAAGATGGCATCGACTTTCATTGGAAATTCAACCTCAATACAAGAGATGTTCCGTCGTGTCAGTGAGCAATTCACAGCCATGTTTAGGAGGAAGGCTTTCTTGCATTGGTACACAGGGGAAGGAATGGATGAGATGGAGTTCACTGAGGCAGAGAGCAACATGAATGATCTGGTCTCTGAGTACCAACAGTACCAAGATGCAGTAGCAGATGAGGATGAAGGATACGAGGACGAAGATGAAGCATATCATGACTAG